A genomic window from Streptomyces broussonetiae includes:
- the atpD gene encoding F0F1 ATP synthase subunit beta, which produces MTTTVETATATGRVARVIGPVVDVEFPVDAMPDIYNALHVDVADPANAGEKKTLTLEVAQHLGDGLVRTISMQPTDGLVRQAPVTDTGNSITVPVGDFTKGKVFNTLGEVLNVDETYDGERWGIHRKAPNFDELESKTEMFETGVKVIDLLTPYVKGGKIGLFGGAGVGKTVLIQEMIYRVANNHDGVSVFAGVGERTREGNDLIEEMSDSGVIDKTALVFGQMDEPPGTRLRVALAGLTMAEYFRDVQKQDVLFFIDNIFRFTQAGSEVSTLLGRMPSAVGYQPNLADEMGLLQERITSTRGHSITSMQAIYVPADDLTDPAPATTFAHLDATTVLSRPISEKGIYPAVDPLDSTSRILDPRYIAQDHYNAAMRVKNILQKYKDLQDIIAILGIDELGEEDKLVVHRARRVERFLSQNTHVAKQFTGVDGSDVPLDETIAAFNSICDGEYDHFPEQAFFMCGGIEDLKANAKELGVS; this is translated from the coding sequence ATGACCACCACTGTTGAGACCGCGACGGCTACGGGCCGCGTCGCCCGGGTCATCGGCCCGGTCGTCGACGTGGAGTTCCCCGTCGACGCGATGCCGGACATCTACAACGCCCTGCACGTCGACGTGGCCGACCCGGCCAACGCCGGCGAGAAGAAGACGCTGACCCTGGAGGTCGCCCAGCACCTGGGTGACGGCCTGGTCCGCACCATCTCCATGCAGCCCACCGACGGTCTGGTCCGCCAGGCCCCGGTCACCGACACCGGCAACTCCATCACGGTGCCCGTCGGCGACTTCACCAAGGGCAAGGTGTTCAACACCCTCGGTGAGGTGCTGAACGTCGACGAGACGTACGACGGCGAGCGCTGGGGCATCCACCGCAAGGCCCCGAACTTCGACGAGCTCGAGTCCAAGACCGAGATGTTCGAGACGGGCGTCAAGGTCATCGACCTGCTCACCCCGTACGTCAAGGGCGGCAAGATCGGCCTGTTCGGCGGCGCCGGCGTCGGCAAGACGGTGCTCATCCAGGAGATGATCTACCGTGTCGCCAACAACCACGACGGTGTCTCGGTGTTCGCCGGTGTCGGTGAGCGCACCCGTGAGGGCAACGACCTGATCGAGGAGATGTCCGACTCGGGCGTCATCGACAAGACCGCGCTGGTCTTCGGTCAGATGGACGAGCCCCCGGGCACCCGTCTGCGTGTCGCGCTGGCCGGCCTGACCATGGCCGAGTACTTCCGTGACGTCCAGAAGCAGGACGTGCTGTTCTTCATCGACAACATCTTCCGCTTCACGCAGGCCGGTTCCGAGGTGTCGACCCTGCTCGGCCGTATGCCCTCCGCGGTGGGCTACCAGCCGAACCTGGCCGACGAGATGGGTCTCCTCCAGGAGCGCATCACCTCGACCCGCGGTCACTCGATCACCTCGATGCAGGCGATCTACGTCCCCGCGGACGACCTGACCGACCCGGCCCCGGCCACCACCTTCGCCCACCTCGACGCGACGACGGTTCTGTCCCGTCCGATCTCCGAGAAGGGCATCTACCCGGCCGTGGACCCGCTGGACTCGACGTCCCGGATCCTGGACCCGCGCTACATCGCGCAGGACCACTACAACGCGGCCATGCGCGTGAAGAACATCCTGCAGAAGTACAAGGACCTGCAGGACATCATCGCGATCCTCGGTATCGACGAGCTGGGCGAGGAGGACAAGCTCGTCGTCCACCGTGCCCGTCGTGTGGAGCGCTTCCTGTCCCAGAACACCCACGTCGCCAAGCAGTTCACCGGCGTGGACGGTTCGGACGTCCCGCTGGACGAGACGATCGCGGCGTTCAACTCGATCTGCGACGGCGAGTACGACCACTTCCCGGAGCAGGCGTTCTTCATGTGCGGTGGCATCGAGGACCTCAAGGCCAACGCCAAGGAGCTGGGCGTCTCCTGA